A window of Chloroflexota bacterium contains these coding sequences:
- a CDS encoding pyridoxal-phosphate dependent enzyme — FAGFTYPFLWKNFSDGRKTKVIAVEPASCPSLTRGQYTFDYGDTAAMAPIVKMHTLGHTFIPPGIHAGGLRYHGMAPSVSALVEHGDIEARAVKQLATFEAAVQFSKAEGIIPAPESAHAIRVAIDEALACKATGEKKVIAFNLSGHGHFDMMAYEAYHHGKLEDYEYPQAMVDEAMTHLPKVPAMA, encoded by the coding sequence TTCGCCGGGTTCACCTACCCGTTCCTGTGGAAGAACTTCAGCGACGGGCGGAAGACGAAAGTGATCGCGGTCGAACCGGCGTCGTGCCCCAGCCTGACGCGGGGCCAGTACACGTTTGACTATGGGGACACGGCGGCGATGGCGCCGATCGTGAAGATGCACACGTTAGGTCATACTTTCATCCCGCCGGGGATACATGCGGGCGGGTTGCGGTATCACGGGATGGCGCCGAGCGTGAGCGCGCTGGTGGAGCACGGCGACATCGAAGCGCGGGCGGTGAAGCAGTTGGCGACGTTTGAGGCGGCGGTGCAGTTTTCGAAGGCGGAAGGGATTATTCCGGCGCCGGAGAGTGCGCACGCGATACGGGTGGCGATAGATGAAGCGTTAGCGTGCAAGGCGACAGGGGAGAAGAAAGTGATCGCCTTCAACCTGTCGGGGCACGGGCACTTCGACATGATGGCGTATGAAGCGTATCATCACGGCAAGCTGGAAGACTACGAGTACCCGCAGGCGATGGTGGATGAAGCGATGACCCATTTGCCGAAAGTCCCGGCGATGGCGTAA
- a CDS encoding indolepyruvate oxidoreductase produces the protein MTFQLLLGNDAIALGMVQNGCQVVTAYPGTPSSEILAGVVKFKKKLGHDIYTEWSASEKVAFEVALAASWSGLRSATAMKQVGLNVAADPMFSAAYMGVVGGFVIVPCDDPGPMSSQTEQDSRLLGLTAKIPVFDPATPAEAMAMMKEALELSERHRIPVILRPTTRVCHAVQTVEVNGATPFAPLKPGFKKDPQRWAATPGFRLKLHHELNAKLAAIEEEFNSSPLNQFSNSLISNTRLENWRLGIIASGVAYQTACQALAELGASVPVLKIGTPFPLPRKLVMDFVARCERVLVIEEPDACIELQIPDLRCVSGRLDGTVPNAGELSPEVVTAILAEALQLTGASVPPPPEDEALNAIVQSLKIAPRRPRLCPGCSHRSAMFTMKHTFGPNAIYPGDIGCYSLGTNLRAIDTFVDMGAAITMATGFYQAARFTKDKRPIVAMIGDSTFLHSGITPLVNAVHTGARFVLLVLDNHTTAMTGAQPTPANDYAADGDIAAKIPIIDIVKACGVKFARIADPYEHEPFEALLKEAHAFSQSPEGGIAVIIADRPCVLYDRSPVTENPLPVVITEQCDGCRYCVEAFECPALVLRPDKSRVDVDYRICVDCGQCIDACYKGFIVPKLPVDQLPVNSLQ, from the coding sequence ATGACTTTTCAACTTCTTCTCGGCAACGACGCAATTGCGCTCGGCATGGTGCAAAACGGCTGTCAGGTGGTGACGGCTTACCCCGGCACGCCCAGCTCCGAAATTCTGGCCGGGGTGGTGAAGTTCAAAAAGAAACTCGGCCACGACATCTACACTGAGTGGAGCGCAAGCGAGAAGGTGGCCTTTGAAGTGGCTCTGGCGGCAAGCTGGAGCGGGCTACGGTCGGCGACGGCGATGAAGCAGGTAGGGTTAAACGTGGCGGCTGACCCGATGTTCAGCGCGGCTTACATGGGCGTGGTCGGCGGCTTCGTCATCGTGCCTTGCGATGATCCCGGCCCGATGTCGTCGCAAACCGAACAAGACTCGCGGCTACTCGGCCTCACCGCCAAAATCCCGGTGTTCGATCCGGCCACACCTGCCGAAGCGATGGCGATGATGAAAGAGGCGCTCGAACTTTCGGAGCGGCACCGCATCCCCGTCATCCTGCGCCCGACCACGCGCGTTTGCCACGCGGTGCAAACTGTGGAAGTGAATGGCGCGACTCCTTTCGCCCCGCTCAAACCCGGATTCAAAAAAGACCCCCAGCGTTGGGCCGCCACCCCCGGGTTTCGCCTCAAACTACACCACGAGCTTAACGCCAAGCTGGCGGCCATCGAAGAGGAATTCAATTCATCGCCTCTCAACCAATTCTCCAATTCTCTAATCTCTAACACGAGATTAGAGAATTGGAGATTAGGAATCATCGCCAGCGGCGTCGCTTATCAAACGGCTTGCCAGGCCCTGGCCGAACTTGGCGCGAGCGTGCCCGTTCTCAAAATCGGCACGCCGTTCCCACTGCCGCGCAAGTTGGTAATGGATTTTGTGGCCCGATGCGAGCGGGTGCTGGTCATAGAAGAACCGGATGCCTGCATCGAATTGCAAATTCCAGATCTGAGGTGTGTGAGTGGCCGCCTCGACGGCACGGTGCCCAACGCCGGTGAACTGTCGCCTGAAGTGGTGACGGCTATTCTGGCCGAGGCCTTACAACTCACCGGCGCCTCCGTTCCGCCGCCGCCCGAAGACGAGGCCCTGAACGCGATCGTTCAATCGCTGAAGATCGCGCCCCGCCGCCCGCGCCTGTGCCCCGGCTGTTCGCACCGCTCGGCCATGTTCACCATGAAGCACACCTTTGGGCCGAACGCGATCTATCCGGGCGACATCGGTTGTTACTCGCTCGGCACCAACCTGCGCGCGATTGACACCTTTGTGGACATGGGGGCCGCCATTACGATGGCGACCGGGTTCTACCAGGCGGCCCGTTTCACGAAAGACAAGCGCCCCATCGTCGCCATGATTGGCGATTCCACTTTCCTGCACTCCGGCATCACGCCGCTGGTCAACGCCGTTCACACCGGGGCGCGGTTTGTTTTGCTCGTCCTCGACAACCACACGACGGCCATGACCGGCGCTCAACCGACGCCGGCCAATGATTACGCCGCCGACGGCGACATCGCCGCCAAGATTCCCATTATTGATATTGTCAAAGCCTGCGGTGTGAAGTTCGCCCGCATTGCCGACCCTTACGAGCACGAGCCGTTTGAAGCTTTGCTCAAAGAGGCCCATGCTTTCTCTCAATCTCCGGAAGGCGGCATCGCCGTCATCATCGCCGACCGGCCCTGTGTGCTTTACGACCGCTCGCCTGTTACCGAAAACCCGCTCCCGGTCGTCATCACCGAGCAGTGCGATGGCTGCCGTTACTGTGTGGAAGCCTTCGAATGTCCGGCCCTTGTTCTTCGCCCCGACAAGTCGCGAGTGGATGTTGACTACCGAATCTGCGTGGACTGCGGGCAGTGTATAGATGCCTGCTACAAAGGATTCATCGTGCCCAAATTGCCAGTGGATCAGTTGCCGGTGAACAGTCTACAGTGA
- a CDS encoding indolepyruvate oxidoreductase subunit beta, whose amino-acid sequence MERKLIIAGIGGQGVIFVTKVLSQAALARGESVMASENHGMSQRGGSVMSYVKVGGSEAPLIRRGTADALIAFDRVEAIRNLPFMRAGGKVCVNSLNGLEPAVMPRLNELGINVHTLNADACAKELGAPAVANLVVLGFAAAHQALGLTLDDLKEAVKTLGPAKAVEMNLKALEAGARKAALTPDPSPIRNNTEQERGE is encoded by the coding sequence ATGGAACGCAAACTCATCATCGCCGGGATCGGCGGACAAGGCGTTATCTTTGTCACCAAAGTGCTGTCGCAGGCGGCCCTGGCGCGCGGCGAAAGTGTGATGGCCTCTGAGAATCATGGCATGAGCCAGCGCGGCGGCAGCGTGATGTCGTACGTGAAGGTCGGCGGGAGCGAAGCGCCGCTGATCCGGCGCGGCACAGCCGACGCCCTGATCGCCTTTGATCGGGTTGAGGCGATTCGTAACCTGCCGTTTATGCGAGCCGGCGGCAAGGTGTGCGTGAATAGCCTGAACGGCCTGGAGCCGGCGGTGATGCCGCGCTTGAACGAATTGGGCATCAACGTTCACACCCTCAACGCCGACGCCTGCGCCAAAGAACTCGGCGCTCCGGCGGTAGCCAACCTTGTCGTGCTTGGCTTTGCGGCGGCCCACCAGGCGCTAGGCCTGACGTTGGACGATTTGAAAGAGGCGGTGAAGACGCTTGGCCCGGCGAAGGCGGTGGAAATGAATTTGAAGGCGTTGGAGGCGGGAGCGAGGAAAGCGGCCCTCACCCCCGACCCCTCTCCCATTCGGAACAACACCGAACAGGAGAGGGGAGAATAA
- a CDS encoding xanthine dehydrogenase family protein subunit M, whose amino-acid sequence MNSFDYFSPKSLSEASEILARYHGEARAVAGGTDLLLKMKAGRLAPKAVVNIKRIPELRGLTFNGHLMIGALTTLEELKRSPVIHEHYPALAEAANTMASVQIRNLATVGGNLCNAAPSADLAPILIALKAIARIAGPGGERRLPLDEFFTGPGATVLAPGELLVGLKVLRPDGPALYLKHSPREHMDIAVVGVGLSLQLKEGRCESARVALGAVAPTPLRARNAEDELTSGPLTADRIHRAAKLAAEESKPIDDVRGSAWYRRRMVEVMTRRGLETLITSNE is encoded by the coding sequence GTGAACTCATTTGACTATTTTTCCCCGAAGTCGCTTTCCGAAGCCAGCGAGATTCTGGCCCGCTACCACGGCGAAGCGCGGGCGGTGGCCGGCGGCACGGATTTGTTGCTGAAGATGAAAGCCGGCCGGCTCGCGCCGAAGGCCGTCGTCAACATCAAGCGCATTCCCGAACTGCGCGGACTCACTTTCAACGGCCATTTGATGATAGGCGCGTTGACGACGCTGGAGGAACTCAAACGCTCGCCCGTCATCCATGAACATTATCCGGCGCTGGCCGAGGCCGCGAACACCATGGCCTCCGTGCAAATTCGCAACCTGGCCACGGTTGGCGGCAACCTGTGCAACGCCGCGCCCTCGGCTGACCTTGCGCCCATTCTGATCGCCCTCAAAGCCATCGCCCGCATCGCCGGGCCGGGCGGCGAACGGCGCCTGCCGCTTGACGAATTTTTCACCGGGCCAGGCGCCACCGTCCTCGCTCCCGGCGAATTGCTGGTCGGGCTAAAAGTCCTGCGCCCGGACGGCCCGGCTCTTTATCTCAAACACTCGCCGCGTGAGCACATGGACATCGCCGTCGTCGGCGTCGGCCTGTCGTTGCAATTGAAAGAGGGCCGGTGTGAGTCGGCGCGGGTGGCGCTAGGGGCGGTTGCCCCGACGCCCCTGCGAGCGCGCAACGCCGAAGATGAATTAACGAGTGGCCCGCTCACCGCTGATCGAATTCATCGCGCCGCCAAACTTGCCGCCGAAGAGTCGAAGCCGATTGACGACGTGCGCGGCTCGGCCTGGTATCGCCGCCGGATGGTGGAAGTGATGACGCGGCGGGGGCTGGAAACATTAATAACCAGTAACGAATAA
- a CDS encoding (2Fe-2S)-binding protein, whose protein sequence is MPKFHLTLPVNSEQHELLIDPRQTLLDVLRNDLDLRGAHRGCDSGDCGACTVLLDGKPIASCMILAADCDGEAVTTVEGVSPNGSLHPVQRALVEKGGIQCGFCTPGMVMAAIALLDDNPQPTEQEVRDGLAGNLCRCTGYKKIVEAVMAVNP, encoded by the coding sequence GTGCCGAAATTTCATTTGACCTTGCCGGTAAATAGCGAGCAACACGAACTGCTGATCGATCCTCGCCAGACTTTGCTCGACGTTCTGCGAAACGATCTCGACCTGCGCGGCGCGCATCGCGGCTGCGACTCGGGTGACTGCGGCGCTTGCACCGTTCTTCTGGATGGAAAGCCGATCGCGTCTTGCATGATCCTCGCCGCCGACTGCGACGGGGAAGCCGTCACTACTGTGGAAGGCGTCTCACCAAATGGAAGCCTCCATCCAGTTCAGCGGGCGCTCGTCGAAAAGGGCGGCATCCAGTGCGGCTTCTGCACGCCGGGGATGGTCATGGCGGCGATTGCCCTGCTCGACGACAACCCGCAGCCCACCGAGCAGGAAGTTCGGGATGGGTTGGCCGGCAACCTGTGCCGTTGCACCGGCTACAAGAAGATCGTCGAGGCGGTGATGGCGGTGAATCCATGA
- a CDS encoding xanthine dehydrogenase family protein molybdopterin-binding subunit — MIGQRIPKLDAPDKATGRTTYGHDVKLPGMLHGRILYSRYPHARVLKVDVSRAAQLPGVKAIITAADNPPTKFGYGKDNTPLKGDAVRSLRDEVAAVAAVDADTAEEALRLIEVEYEPLPPIFEAEEALKEGAPLIHAERGSNLFNSYRYSHGDLESGERESDVVLETDYELPYVAHGAMETSVVVASFDHRGHLTLYSTTQIPFLLQRDLAEALGLEGSDIRIIQTAIGGAFGRGLDIYPFEPIAALLARKAGKPVRISFSRHEEFLAAPLRQPAKVHVRAGAKRNGLVTVRDVYALLDIGAYVSWGSVTPLVMMETTASLYRVPHVRFSADCVYTNNPITGAVRGYGNPQSTFFIETMMDRLAVALNLDPIEFRVRNANIPNEETPQGLKITSCGMKQCLEAVAARADVSSKQLAVGSEQSAISNPKSTRSVKNQKLKRGIGFATTLNVGGGARIYRSDGCGATVKVDDFGHVSLITGSTEIGQGSETVLAQIVAEVLGVKVEDINVLNSDTDVKPWDVGVHASRTTFIAGNAAHIAALDARRQLFETAAEMLKVGPEQLVARDGKIMVAGEQGSNLQSPISNSLSLAKVARARHFREGGQVIVGEGWYDPPTKLVDKDTYKGNISATYGFGAQMAEVEVDTETGKVRVLRLVCANDVGRAINPMAVEGQIEGGAQMGLGYALTEEVIVKEGRVLNPDFLDYRLFTSADMPELESIIIETDDPQGPFGAKGVGEMGGTPTAAAIANAIYDAVGIRMTQAPMTPERVLRALDERNGQ, encoded by the coding sequence ATGATCGGCCAGCGCATCCCCAAACTGGACGCGCCCGACAAAGCCACCGGACGCACGACTTACGGCCACGATGTGAAACTGCCCGGCATGTTGCACGGGCGCATTTTGTATTCGCGCTATCCTCATGCCCGCGTTTTGAAAGTGGATGTGTCGCGAGCGGCACAGCTTCCCGGCGTCAAAGCCATCATCACCGCCGCCGACAACCCGCCAACCAAATTTGGCTATGGCAAAGACAACACTCCGCTCAAGGGCGATGCCGTTCGCAGTCTGCGCGACGAAGTCGCCGCCGTCGCCGCCGTAGACGCCGACACTGCCGAAGAAGCGTTGAGGCTGATCGAAGTTGAATACGAGCCGCTCCCGCCTATCTTTGAAGCCGAAGAGGCGCTGAAAGAAGGCGCGCCGCTCATTCATGCTGAGCGCGGCTCGAACCTTTTCAACAGTTATCGCTACTCGCATGGTGATTTGGAGTCGGGCGAGCGCGAGAGCGACGTGGTTCTCGAAACGGATTACGAGTTGCCTTACGTCGCTCACGGCGCGATGGAGACCAGCGTGGTCGTAGCCTCGTTTGATCATCGCGGCCACCTCACCCTTTACAGCACGACCCAGATTCCGTTTCTGCTTCAGCGCGATCTGGCCGAGGCGCTCGGCCTTGAGGGGAGCGACATCCGCATCATTCAAACGGCCATCGGCGGCGCGTTCGGGCGCGGGCTGGATATTTATCCTTTTGAGCCGATTGCGGCTTTGTTGGCGCGCAAGGCCGGCAAGCCGGTTCGCATCTCGTTCTCGCGCCACGAAGAATTTCTGGCCGCGCCGCTTCGTCAGCCGGCGAAGGTTCACGTTCGGGCCGGAGCGAAGCGCAACGGCCTGGTGACGGTTCGTGACGTGTACGCCCTACTCGATATTGGGGCTTATGTGTCGTGGGGAAGCGTCACGCCGCTGGTGATGATGGAGACGACGGCCTCTCTGTATCGCGTGCCGCACGTCCGCTTCTCCGCCGATTGCGTCTACACCAACAACCCGATCACGGGCGCGGTGCGCGGCTACGGCAACCCGCAATCCACCTTCTTCATTGAGACAATGATGGATCGGCTGGCCGTTGCCCTCAATCTTGACCCAATTGAGTTCCGCGTCCGTAACGCCAACATTCCCAACGAAGAGACGCCCCAGGGCTTGAAGATCACCAGTTGTGGAATGAAGCAGTGTTTGGAGGCCGTGGCGGCGCGAGCCGACGTTAGCAGTAAGCAGTTGGCAGTAGGCAGTGAACAGTCGGCAATTTCAAATCCAAAATCCACGCGAAGCGTCAAAAATCAAAAATTGAAGCGTGGGATTGGCTTTGCGACCACGCTCAACGTCGGCGGCGGGGCGCGCATTTACCGGAGTGACGGTTGCGGGGCGACGGTGAAGGTGGACGACTTCGGCCACGTGTCGCTCATCACCGGCAGCACCGAGATCGGGCAAGGCTCGGAGACGGTGTTGGCCCAGATCGTGGCCGAGGTGCTGGGCGTCAAGGTTGAAGATATCAACGTCCTCAACAGTGACACCGACGTGAAGCCCTGGGACGTGGGCGTCCACGCCAGCCGGACGACGTTCATCGCCGGCAACGCCGCCCACATTGCGGCGCTCGACGCGCGGCGGCAACTCTTTGAGACGGCGGCGGAGATGTTGAAAGTCGGTCCGGAGCAGTTGGTTGCGCGAGACGGCAAGATTATGGTTGCGGGGGAGCAGGGGAGCAATCTCCAATCTCCAATCTCCAATTCTCTTTCTCTCGCCAAAGTCGCCCGCGCCCGCCACTTCCGCGAGGGCGGCCAGGTCATCGTCGGCGAAGGCTGGTACGACCCGCCGACGAAGCTGGTGGACAAGGACACGTACAAGGGCAACATCTCGGCCACGTACGGTTTTGGGGCGCAGATGGCCGAGGTGGAAGTGGACACCGAGACCGGCAAGGTGCGCGTGCTGAGGCTGGTGTGCGCCAACGACGTGGGCCGGGCCATCAACCCGATGGCCGTCGAGGGCCAGATCGAGGGCGGGGCGCAGATGGGGCTGGGCTACGCGCTGACGGAAGAGGTGATCGTGAAAGAGGGGCGGGTGTTGAACCCCGACTTTCTCGACTATCGCTTGTTCACCTCTGCCGACATGCCGGAACTTGAATCGATCATCATCGAGACTGACGATCCGCAGGGGCCGTTCGGCGCGAAGGGCGTGGGCGAGATGGGCGGCACGCCGACCGCCGCCGCGATTGCCAACGCCATTTACGACGCGGTGGGCATAAGAATGACACAAGCGCCGATGACGCCGGAGCGCGTGCTGAGGGCTTTAGACGAAAGGAATGGACAGTGA